One window of the Benincasa hispida cultivar B227 chromosome 3, ASM972705v1, whole genome shotgun sequence genome contains the following:
- the LOC120074503 gene encoding protein SHORT-ROOT-like, whose translation MDTLFRLVNLQSEQSYNSSRTNSSSSRSSRQNQYHYHQHEDEECYNLLMDDEDFSSSSNSRQYYNPYHPHPPSTATPTTATASTTPTPIDQFSFASPSPDFNFEFSGRWAPDILLETARAISDRNSARVQQLMWMLNELSSPYGDTDQKLAAYFLQALFSRMTDSGDRNYRALASASEKTCSFESTRKVMLKFQEVSPWTTFGHVSCNGALIEALEGESKLHIIDISNTYCTQWPTLLEALATRTDDTPHLRLTTVVTSKPSGGTGVAASQKVMKEIGTRMEKFARLMGVPFKFNALYHSGDLSELDFAKLDIKEDEALAVNCVGALRSVAAINNRRDFLISSFRSLRPRIITVIEEEADLDVGVDGIEFMRGFQECLRWFRVYFETLDESFSRTSNERLMLERAAGRAIVDLVACSAADSVERRESAARWTQRLHGNGFSPVTFSDEVCDDVRALLRRYKEGWAMTQSSDVAGIFLTWKEQPVVWASAWRP comes from the coding sequence ATGGATACCTTGTTTCGGCTTGTCAATCTTCAATCTGAACAATCTTACAATTCCAGTAGAACTAATTCTAGCAGTTCTAGATCTTCTAGACAAAACCAATATCATTACCATCAACACGAAGACGAAGAATGCTACAATCTTCTCATGGATGACGAAGATTTCTCATCGTCTAGTAATTCTAGACAATATTATAACCCATATCATCCTCACCCACCTTCTACCGCTACCCCCACCACCGCCACCGCCTCCACCACTCCAACTCCGATCGATCAATTCTCATTCGCTTCCCCTTCTCCGGATTTCAACTTTGAATTTTCCGGCAGGTGGGCCCCTGATATCCTGCTTGAAACCGCTAGGGCTATTTCTGACAGGAACAGCGCCCGCGTTCAGCAGCTCATGTGGATGCTAAACGAACTTAGCTCTCCCTATGGAGATACGGATCAAAAGCTGGCTGCCTATTTCCTGCAGGCCTTGTTTAGCCGTATGACAGATTCCGGCGACCGTAATTACCGCGCTTTGGCCTCCGCTTCAGAGAAAACATGCTCATTCGAATCAACTAGGAAAGTCATGCTCAAGTTTCAGGAGGTTAGCCCATGGACCACTTTTGGCCATGTTTCTTGCAATGGCGCATTAATTGAGGCTTTAGAAGGCGAATCCAAGCTACATATAATCGATATCAGTAATACATATTGCACTCAATGGCCTACTTTGCTTGAAGCTCTTGCAACACGCACCGACGATACGCCGCACCTCCGTCTCACCACGGTGGTTACCTCTAAACCAAGCGGTGGGACCGGAGTTGCCGCATCTCAAAAAGTAATGAAAGAAATAGGTACAAGAATGGAAAAGTTCGCAAGGCTTATGGGCGTACCTTTTAAATTCAATGCGCTTTACCATTCAGGCGACCTTTCGGAATTGGACTTTGCCAAATTAGACATTAAAGAAGACGAAGCACTTGCCGTTAACTGCGTCGGAGCTTTACGTTCCGTGGCGGCGATTAATAACCGTCGAGATTTCTTGATTTCGTCTTTCCGAAGTTTACGGCCGCGGATAATTACGGTGATAGAAGAGGAAGCTGATCTCGACGTTGGCGTCGATGGTATTGAATTTATGAGAGGGTTTCAAGAATGTTTGCGGTGGTTTAGGGTTTATTTCGAGACATTGGACGAGAGTTTCTCGAGGACAAGCAACGAGCGGTTGATGCTCGAGAGAGCGGCCGGTAGGGCAATCGTGGACCTAGTGGCTTGCTCGGCGGCGGACTCGGTTGAGAGGCGGGAATCGGCAGCGCGGTGGACTCAGCGGCTGCATGGAAACGGATTCAGTCCGGTGACGTTCAGCGACGAAGTGTGCGACGACGTTAGGGCGCTGTTGAGGAGATACAAGGAAGGATGGGCAATGACACAGAGCTCGGACGTCGCCGGAATATTCTTGACGTGGAAAGAGCAGCCGGTGGTGTGGGCCAGTGCATGGAGACCTTGA
- the LOC120074338 gene encoding peptidyl-prolyl cis-trans isomerase CYP65 isoform X2 — protein sequence MGHRMGWRQTQGLSNPFQTPSFLLLRFNCRLTFTPFEDPVCTADGSVFEIMNIIPYIRKYGKNPVTGAPLKQEELIPLTFHKNSEGEFQCPVLNKVFTEFTHIVAIKTTGNVFCYEAVKELNIKTKNWKELLTDEPFSRGDIITIQNPTALDSKVLLDFDHVKNSLKVDDEELQKMKSDPTYNINVSGDIKQMLQELGTEEGRQTALHGGGGGKAQKERAAALAAILAARSRIKEDSKENAKGEDKPTQAFSIVDAASASVHGRSAAAAKAAPSEKTAARIAMHMAGERAPVNVKMMKSRYTTGAASRSFTSTSYDPVTKNEYEYIKVEKNPKKKGYVQLHTTHGDLNIELHCDITPRTCENFITLCENGYYNGVAFHRSIRNFMIQGGDPTGTGRGGESIWGKPFKDELNSKLLHSGRGIVSMANSGPHTNGSQFFILYKSANHLNFKHTVFGSVVGGLTALAAMEKVPVDDNDRPLEEIKITSVTVFVNPYSEPDEEEEKQKDEKYVEDAENDKVGSWYSNPGSGVAEDGAAGGGVGKYLKARNAQSKPPAVDASLRQTISAKKRTAAGEFKDFSSW from the exons atgggCCACCGAATGGGGTGGCGCCAAACCCAAGGACTCTCAAACCCCTTTCAAACGCCTTCCTTTCTATTGCTGCGC TTTAATTGCAGGCTTACATTTACACCTTTCGAGGACCCTGTATGTACCGCTGATGGCAGCGTGTTCGAGATCAT GAATATCATCCCTTATATTCGAAAGTATGGTAAAAATCCTGTTACTGGAGCTCCCTTGAAGCAGGAGGAACTAATTCCGCTGACTTTCCACAAGAATTCTGAAG GCGAGTTCCAATGTCCTGTACTAAACAAAGTTTTTACCGAGTTCACTCACATAGTTGCTATAAAGACCACTGGAAATGTCTTCTGCTACGAG GCAGTTAAAGAATTAAATATCAAGACAAAAAACTGGAAGGAGCTTCTCACTGATGAACCATTTAGTAGGGGAGATATTATAACCATTCAG AATCCTACTGCGCTTGATAGTAAGGTTCTCCTGGATTTTGATCATGTGAAAAATAGCCTGAAAGTTGATGATGAAG AACTTCAGAAAATGAAATCAGATCCAACATATAACATAAATGTGTCGGGGGACATCAAGCAGATGCTGCAGGAACTTGGAACCGAAGAGGGAAGGCAAACTGCACTTCATGGGGGAGGTGGAGGCAAGGCACAAAAAGAAAGGGCGGCTGCACTTGCTGCAATTTTAGCTGCTAGGTCACGCATTAAAGAGGATTCCAAGGAGAATGCAAAAGGAGAGGATAAACCTACGCAGGCATTTAGTATTGTGGATGCTGCATCTGCCTCAGTGCATGGAAGAAGTGCAGCTGCTGCGAAAGCTGCACCAAGTGAAAAAACTGCTGCTCGAATTGCAATGCACATGGCCGGTGAGAGGGCACCAGTGAATGTTAAAATG ATGAAGAGTCGTTACACTACTGGTGCTGCATCCAGGTCCTTCACATCTACATCTTACGACCCTGTTACAAAGAATGAATATGAATATATCAAGGTCGAGAAAAACCCAAAGAAGAAAGGATATGTACAGTTGCATACAACACATGGAGATTTGAATATTGAACTACATTGTGATATTACTCCAAGGACATGTGAGAATTTCATCACACTGTGTGAAAATGGCTACTACAATGGAGTTGCTTTTCATAGAAGTATTAG GAATTTTATGATTCAAGGTGGTGATCCAACTGGTACTGGGAGAGGGGGTGAATCTATATGGGGAAAGCCCTTCAAAGATGAACTTAACTCAAAGTTGCTTCATTCTGGAAGGGGTATTGTCAGTATGGCGAATAGTGGTCCACACACTAATGGCTCTCAGttctttattctttacaaaTCTGCCAATCACTTGAACTTCAAGCATACTGTATTTGGCAGTGTTGTCGGTGGGCTGACTGCTTTGGCAGCAATGGAAAAGGTTCCTGTTGATGACAACGATCGGCCGCTG GAGGAGATCAAGATAACAAGCGTCACAGTTTTTGTGAATCCATACTCAGAACCCGACGAAGAGGAAGAAAAGCAAAAAGACGAGAAGTATGTGGAGGATGCAGAAAAC GATAAGGTTGGATCATGGTATAGCAACCCAGGCTCCGGAGTAGCTGAAGACGGAGCTGCCGGTGGTGGTGTAGGGAAATATCTGAAAGCAAGAAATGCCCAATCCAAACCCCCTGCTGTTGATGCTAGTCTAAGACAAACTATCTCGGCGAAGAAAAGAACAGCTGCAGGAGAATTCAAAGACTTCTCTTCGTGGTAA
- the LOC120074338 gene encoding peptidyl-prolyl cis-trans isomerase CYP65 isoform X1, producing the protein MGKKQHSKDRLFITKTEWATEWGGAKPKDSQTPFKRLPFYCCALTFTPFEDPVCTADGSVFEIMNIIPYIRKYGKNPVTGAPLKQEELIPLTFHKNSEGEFQCPVLNKVFTEFTHIVAIKTTGNVFCYEAVKELNIKTKNWKELLTDEPFSRGDIITIQNPTALDSKVLLDFDHVKNSLKVDDEELQKMKSDPTYNINVSGDIKQMLQELGTEEGRQTALHGGGGGKAQKERAAALAAILAARSRIKEDSKENAKGEDKPTQAFSIVDAASASVHGRSAAAAKAAPSEKTAARIAMHMAGERAPVNVKMMKSRYTTGAASRSFTSTSYDPVTKNEYEYIKVEKNPKKKGYVQLHTTHGDLNIELHCDITPRTCENFITLCENGYYNGVAFHRSIRNFMIQGGDPTGTGRGGESIWGKPFKDELNSKLLHSGRGIVSMANSGPHTNGSQFFILYKSANHLNFKHTVFGSVVGGLTALAAMEKVPVDDNDRPLEEIKITSVTVFVNPYSEPDEEEEKQKDEKYVEDAENDKVGSWYSNPGSGVAEDGAAGGGVGKYLKARNAQSKPPAVDASLRQTISAKKRTAAGEFKDFSSW; encoded by the exons ATGGGGAAAAAACAGCACAGTAAAGACCGTCTGTTtattacgaaaactgaatgggCCACCGAATGGGGTGGCGCCAAACCCAAGGACTCTCAAACCCCTTTCAAACGCCTTCCTTTCTATTGCTGCGC GCTTACATTTACACCTTTCGAGGACCCTGTATGTACCGCTGATGGCAGCGTGTTCGAGATCAT GAATATCATCCCTTATATTCGAAAGTATGGTAAAAATCCTGTTACTGGAGCTCCCTTGAAGCAGGAGGAACTAATTCCGCTGACTTTCCACAAGAATTCTGAAG GCGAGTTCCAATGTCCTGTACTAAACAAAGTTTTTACCGAGTTCACTCACATAGTTGCTATAAAGACCACTGGAAATGTCTTCTGCTACGAG GCAGTTAAAGAATTAAATATCAAGACAAAAAACTGGAAGGAGCTTCTCACTGATGAACCATTTAGTAGGGGAGATATTATAACCATTCAG AATCCTACTGCGCTTGATAGTAAGGTTCTCCTGGATTTTGATCATGTGAAAAATAGCCTGAAAGTTGATGATGAAG AACTTCAGAAAATGAAATCAGATCCAACATATAACATAAATGTGTCGGGGGACATCAAGCAGATGCTGCAGGAACTTGGAACCGAAGAGGGAAGGCAAACTGCACTTCATGGGGGAGGTGGAGGCAAGGCACAAAAAGAAAGGGCGGCTGCACTTGCTGCAATTTTAGCTGCTAGGTCACGCATTAAAGAGGATTCCAAGGAGAATGCAAAAGGAGAGGATAAACCTACGCAGGCATTTAGTATTGTGGATGCTGCATCTGCCTCAGTGCATGGAAGAAGTGCAGCTGCTGCGAAAGCTGCACCAAGTGAAAAAACTGCTGCTCGAATTGCAATGCACATGGCCGGTGAGAGGGCACCAGTGAATGTTAAAATG ATGAAGAGTCGTTACACTACTGGTGCTGCATCCAGGTCCTTCACATCTACATCTTACGACCCTGTTACAAAGAATGAATATGAATATATCAAGGTCGAGAAAAACCCAAAGAAGAAAGGATATGTACAGTTGCATACAACACATGGAGATTTGAATATTGAACTACATTGTGATATTACTCCAAGGACATGTGAGAATTTCATCACACTGTGTGAAAATGGCTACTACAATGGAGTTGCTTTTCATAGAAGTATTAG GAATTTTATGATTCAAGGTGGTGATCCAACTGGTACTGGGAGAGGGGGTGAATCTATATGGGGAAAGCCCTTCAAAGATGAACTTAACTCAAAGTTGCTTCATTCTGGAAGGGGTATTGTCAGTATGGCGAATAGTGGTCCACACACTAATGGCTCTCAGttctttattctttacaaaTCTGCCAATCACTTGAACTTCAAGCATACTGTATTTGGCAGTGTTGTCGGTGGGCTGACTGCTTTGGCAGCAATGGAAAAGGTTCCTGTTGATGACAACGATCGGCCGCTG GAGGAGATCAAGATAACAAGCGTCACAGTTTTTGTGAATCCATACTCAGAACCCGACGAAGAGGAAGAAAAGCAAAAAGACGAGAAGTATGTGGAGGATGCAGAAAAC GATAAGGTTGGATCATGGTATAGCAACCCAGGCTCCGGAGTAGCTGAAGACGGAGCTGCCGGTGGTGGTGTAGGGAAATATCTGAAAGCAAGAAATGCCCAATCCAAACCCCCTGCTGTTGATGCTAGTCTAAGACAAACTATCTCGGCGAAGAAAAGAACAGCTGCAGGAGAATTCAAAGACTTCTCTTCGTGGTAA